In Streptomyces sp. ML-6, the genomic stretch AGGGCATATCCGTGCTCGGCCGCTCCGGGGCCCGAGCCGTGATCACCCTCGGCCCGCAGCCGGTACCGGGCGCCCACGCGCTGGTCATGGACCAGCGAAAGGTCGGCAACTGCGCGGCCGGACACCTGCTGGAGCGCGGCCGGCGGCACATCGGCGTGGTCATGCCGGAGGAAGCGGGCCTCGCCCCGTTCTCCGAACCCCGGCTGGCCGGGGCCCGGCAGGCCGCACGGGGCGGCGACGCCCGGATCGAACCGCTGCCGCTGCGGTACGACGAGGAATCGGCCGCCCGGCTCGCGGCCCGCTGCCGCCCCCTGGGCCTGGACGCCGTGTTCGCCTACAACGACGAGTACGCGATGCTCCTGATGCGTGCCCTGCAGGACACGGGCATCGACGTGCCGGGCGAGGTCGCCGTGGTCGGCGCCGACGACCTGATGCTGGGCAGACTGCTGCGGCCCCGCCTCAGCACCGTACGCCTGGAACTGGCCACCGCCCAGCCGCTGGCGGACCTCGTCGACCGGCTGGTGCGACAGCCCGGCGGACCCCCCGAACACCACGACCTGCTGCGCGCCGGGGCGGTCCACCGCGAGTCCAGCTGAACCCCCGCGACGGCCGGTCCGCGGCCCGCGGCACCGCCGCGACATGCGGGCCGCGCACCCTGTGCCTAGCGTCATGACCATGAGTCATCCGCAGAGCTACGAGATCTTGCTCGTCCCCGCAGTCGCCGGGCAGAGCGACGACGACGCCGAGCCGGGCGGTCCGGTCCGCTCGGCGACCGTCTCGGCCACCGGCGAGACGGGAGCCTCGGGCTACCCGCGGTACGCGGGCGAAGGCATCGTGGCGGACATCGACCCCGCCACCCACGCGGTCGAGGCTCTGCTCGTCGACGGCGCCGAACTGGCCTACGGGCTCTCGGCGCGGGTCGGGGAGAAGAACGCCGAGACGGGCGCCGACGCCTGAACCGGCCGGTGCCCGGACTCCGGCTCCCGAGACCGGTGCCCGGCCCGTCGGCCCGACGCGTCCCGTGCCCGGAGCCGACGGGCCGGGCGCCCGGAGGCGGCAACGAGCCCGGCCGCGGACACGCCGGGGCCCGGCCCGTCGCGAACCGCCGACCGGCCGGACCCCGCCAGGGGTGCGCGGAACCCGCTACTTCCCCTTCTGCTGCTCCTCGATGGACTTGCGGACCTCGTCCATGTCCAGCTTCCGGGCCTGCCCGATCACGTCCTCCAGCGTCGCCGGGGGCAGCGCCCCGGGCTGGGCGAACACCGCCACGTTCTCCCGGACGATCATCAGCGTGGGAATGGACGTGATCTCGAAGGCCGCCGCCAGCTCCTGCTGCGCCTCCGTGTCGACCTTGGCGAAGACCAGGTCGTCATGGCGCTCCGAGGCCGCGTCGTAGACCGGCGCGAACTGCCGGCACGGGCCGCACCAGGAAGCCCAGAAATCGATCAGGACGAAGTCGTTCCCACTGACGACCTGGTCGAAGTTTTCCTTGGTGAGCTCGATGGTGCTCATACTCCGCTACCTCTTCCTGTGCCCGTTCGGACCTGCCCGGCACAACGGTGCCCGGGCGTGTGCTATTCCACCTGCCCGTGTGGCCCCCTCCCACACCCACCAGCAGACTGGCCCCATGACTGATCCCTCACTGAACGCCGCGTACGACGTCGTGGTGATCGGAGCCGGTCCGGTCGGCGAGAACGTCGCCGATCGGACCCGTGCCGCCGGACTGAGCACGGCGGTCGTCGAGTCGGAACTCGTCGGCGGCGAATGCTCCTACTGGGCCTGCATGCCCAGCAAGGCCCTGCTGCGCCCGGTCGTCGCCCGCGCCGACGCCCGCCGCGTCCCGGGCCTCGCCGACTCCGTGCGCGGGCCGCTCGGCACGGCGGCGGTGCTCGCCCACCGCGACGCGTACGCCTCGCACTGGAAGGACGACGGACAGGTCGCCTGGCTGGACGGCATCGGCGCGGACCTCCACCGGGGACGGGGCCGGCTCACCGGCGAGCGAACGGTCTCCGTCACCGCCCCCGACGGCACGGAGCACCGGCTCACCGCCCGGCACGCCGTCGCCGTCTGCACCGGCAGCCGGGCCGTCGTCCCCGACCTGCCCGGCCTCGACGGTGCCCGCCCCTGGACCAGCCGGGAGGCCACGAGCGCCAAGAAGGTGCCCGGCCGCCTCGTGATCGTCGGCGGCGGCGTGGTCGGGGTGGAGATGGCCACCGTCTGGCAGGCCCTCGGCGCCCGGGTGACGATGCTGGTCCGCGGCTCCGGAATCCTGCCGAGGATGGAGCCCTTCGCGGGCGAACTGGTCGCCCGAGCCCTGACGGAGGCGGGCGCCGACATCCGCACCGGGGTCTCGGCGACCTCCGTGCGGCGTCCGGTGCCGGACGGCCCGGTCCTCGTGGAACTCGACGACGGCACGAGCGTCGAGGCCGACGAGATCCTCTTCGCCACCGGCCGCGCCCCGCGCACCGACGACCTCGGCCTGGAGACGGTGGGCCTGGAGCCCGGCTCCTGGCTCACCGTCGACGACAGCTGCCGCGTCGACGGCACCACCTGGCTCTACGCCGTCGGCGACGTCAACCACCGGGCGCTCCTCACCCACCAGGGCAAGTACCAGGCACGCGTCGCGGGCGCCGCGATCGCCGCCCGCGCCACCGGAGCCCCACCCCCGGAGACCGGCCCCTGGGGCGCCCACGCCGCCACCGCCGACCACGCGGCCGTCCCCCAGGTCGTCTTCACCGACCCGGAGGCCGCCTCGGTCGGCCTCACCCTCGCCGAGGCCGAACGGGCCGGCCACCGGGTCCGCGCCGTCGACCAGGACCTCGCCGCGGTGGCGGGGGCGGGCCTGTACGCGGAGGGCTACCGGGGCCGCGCCCGCATGGTGGTGGACCTCGACCGGGAGATCCTGCTCGGCGTCACCTTCGTCGGGCCGGGCATCGGCGAACTGCTGCACTCGGCGACGGTCGCGGTCGCGGGCGAGGTCCCCGTCGCCCGGCTGTGGCACGCGGTCCCGGCCTACCCGACGATCAGCGAGGTGTGGCTGCGCCTGCTGGAGGCGTACCGGGGCTGAGCGCGAAACGGCGGGACGGGGCGGGACGGGACGGCAGCGGTGCCGTCCGGTGCGGGCCGGTCACCGGGGTCGCGCACCGGGCCGGGCGGCACCCCGTCCGACCTGGTGTGCGGCAGATCACGATGACTGATGGCTGCGTCGCTTCCTACGATGCGTGACTGATGCACCTATCCCCGCGAACCCCCGCCCTGCCCGAGGAGACGGATTCCGTGAGCCCCCGTGACGCCGGACCCGAGAGCTACTACGAGCGGACGGGCCCGGGCCGCTACCGGCCCACGGCCCACGCGGGCGGCGCGTGGAACACCGACGAACAGCACTTCAGCCCGCTCGCGGGGCTCGTCGCGCACGAGATCGAGCAGCACCTCGCCGAGCGCCCCGGGAACCTGGCGCTCTCGAGGATCAGTTACGACATCCTCGGCCGCATCGCCCTCGACGAGTGCGAGATCACCGTGGAGACCGTCCGCCCCGGCCGGACCATCGAACTCCTCGAGGCCACCGTGGTCATCGGCGACCGCCCGGTCGTCCGCGCCCGCGCCTGGCTGCTGGCCTCCCAGGACACCTCGTCCGTGGCCGACAGCCCCCACGAGCGGCTCCCCGCGCCGGAGGAGCTCACCCCCTGGGCGATGGGCGAGGAGTGGAACGGCGGCTACGTCTCCTCCATCGACGTCCGCCGGCTGCCCCCGTCCCGCCGGGGCCGCACGGCGGCCTGGATCTCCTCGCCGCTCGCCCTGGTCGCGGGCGAACCGAGCAGCGCCCTGGCCTCGTACGTCGCGCTCGTGGACACCGCGAACGGCATCGCCGTGCAGCAGGACCCCGAGAAGTGGATGTTCCCGAACCTCGACCTGACGATCCATCTGCACCGCAGGCCGCGGGGCCCCTGGACCGGACTGGACACCACCGTCACCTTCGGCCCGACGGGCCAGGGACGCACCAGCAGCGTCCTCCACGACGTCGACGGGCCCGTCGGCCACGCCGAACAGATCCTCACCGTCCGCCCGGCGGCGCACGACTGAGTCACCGGGCGGACGGCGCGGCATCCGGGCCGGGCGCGAGGACGGCCGCGAGCAGCGACTTCGTGTACGGATGCCGCGGCGCGTCGAACACCTCCTCCGCCGTGCCCTCCTCCACCACCTCCGCGTCCTTCATCACCAGCACCCGGTGACTCATCCGCCGGACCACCGCCAGATCGTGCGAGACGAACAGCAGGGCCGTCCCCAGGCGTTGCCGGAGATCGTCCAGCAGATCGAGGATCTGCGCCTGCACCGACGCGTCGAGCGCCGAGACCGGTTCGTCGCACACCAGGACGGCGGGGGACGGGGCGAGGGCGCGGGCGATGGCGACCCGCTGGCGCCGGCCGCCGGAGAGCTGGTCGGGGCGGCGGCGCAGAAGCTCGGGGCCGAGCCCCACCAGGCCCAGGAGTTCGAGCGTGCGGGTGGCCCGGTCCTCGTGCCGGGGGATGCCCTCCGCGATGATCCGGGACACCGTGAACCGCGGGTCGAACGCGCTGTACGGGTCCTGCTGGACCAGCTGGATACGGCTGCGGCGCGGCCGGCGGAGCCGTTCGGGCGGCTCCGACCAGGGCTCCCCGTCCAGCCGCACCCGGCCGGAGCGGGGCCGCAGCAGACCGGTCGCCAGCCGGGCCACGGTGCTCTTGCCGGAGCCCGACTCGCCGACCAGCCCCACCGTCTCGCCCGCGCGCAGCACGAAGGACACGTCGCGGACCGCCGTACGGGCCCCGGACGCCAGCGACACCGAGTCCACCTCCAGCACGGTCCCGGTCCGCAGCGGCGCCCGCACCGGGGCACGCAGCACCGACGCCTCCAGCAGGGCCCGGGTGTACGGGTGCCGGGGCGCGGCGAGCAGTTCGGGCGTCGGCCCCGTCTCCACGACCGAACCCTCCCGCAGCACCGCCGTGCGGTCCGCGATCCGGGCCACCACCCCGAGGTCGTGACTGATCAGCAGCAGCCCCGTCCCCTCCTCCTTCGCCCCGGCCAGCAGATCGAGGATCTGCGCCTGCACGGTCACGTCCAGGGCGGTGGTCGGCTCGTCCGCGATCAGCAGCCCCGGACCGGTGGCCAGCGCCGAGGCGATCAGCGCCCGCTGGCGCAGACCGCCGGAGAGCTCGTGCGGATACTGCGCCGCCCGCGCCTGAGGGTCGGGGACACCCACCCGGCGCAGCAACTCGACGACGCGCGCGCCGATTTGCGACCGGTCCACCGTGCGGTGCAGCCGCATCGGCTCCGCCACCTCGGCCCCGATCCGGCGCAACGGATCCAGCGACACCGGCGCGGTCACCACGGGCACGTCCTTCGACGTCACCGCGGTCACCAGCACCCGGCCCAGGCCCTGGCGGGCGAACGGGCGCCCCTGCCCTGCGATATGGAGCTGCCGTAGTGCACCCAGCGAGGGCCCCGCGCTCGTCGCGCTCGACGGCCGCCGTCCGGTCGACGACCAGGGCGCGCAACCGGAACTGGTGGTACGGGGGGAGCCAGAGCTCGACGGTGCCCATCCGTTCCGGCAGCCCGGACA encodes the following:
- a CDS encoding LacI family DNA-binding transcriptional regulator, whose amino-acid sequence is MSQLSNQPAPRPVPTSADVARLAGVSRATVSYVLNNNATVRISESTRRRVREAATDLGYVPHAAARSLRAGHTRMVLLPTTNFPAGRLQHRFFHELESGLRRLDYTVVQYGSTGLAPEDVPRAWAELRPVAVIAPSTIALTPQGISVLGRSGARAVITLGPQPVPGAHALVMDQRKVGNCAAGHLLERGRRHIGVVMPEEAGLAPFSEPRLAGARQAARGGDARIEPLPLRYDEESAARLAARCRPLGLDAVFAYNDEYAMLLMRALQDTGIDVPGEVAVVGADDLMLGRLLRPRLSTVRLELATAQPLADLVDRLVRQPGGPPEHHDLLRAGAVHRESS
- the trxA gene encoding thioredoxin, whose product is MSTIELTKENFDQVVSGNDFVLIDFWASWCGPCRQFAPVYDAASERHDDLVFAKVDTEAQQELAAAFEITSIPTLMIVRENVAVFAQPGALPPATLEDVIGQARKLDMDEVRKSIEEQQKGK
- a CDS encoding NAD(P)/FAD-dependent oxidoreductase → MTDPSLNAAYDVVVIGAGPVGENVADRTRAAGLSTAVVESELVGGECSYWACMPSKALLRPVVARADARRVPGLADSVRGPLGTAAVLAHRDAYASHWKDDGQVAWLDGIGADLHRGRGRLTGERTVSVTAPDGTEHRLTARHAVAVCTGSRAVVPDLPGLDGARPWTSREATSAKKVPGRLVIVGGGVVGVEMATVWQALGARVTMLVRGSGILPRMEPFAGELVARALTEAGADIRTGVSATSVRRPVPDGPVLVELDDGTSVEADEILFATGRAPRTDDLGLETVGLEPGSWLTVDDSCRVDGTTWLYAVGDVNHRALLTHQGKYQARVAGAAIAARATGAPPPETGPWGAHAATADHAAVPQVVFTDPEAASVGLTLAEAERAGHRVRAVDQDLAAVAGAGLYAEGYRGRARMVVDLDREILLGVTFVGPGIGELLHSATVAVAGEVPVARLWHAVPAYPTISEVWLRLLEAYRG
- a CDS encoding thioesterase family protein, translated to MSPRDAGPESYYERTGPGRYRPTAHAGGAWNTDEQHFSPLAGLVAHEIEQHLAERPGNLALSRISYDILGRIALDECEITVETVRPGRTIELLEATVVIGDRPVVRARAWLLASQDTSSVADSPHERLPAPEELTPWAMGEEWNGGYVSSIDVRRLPPSRRGRTAAWISSPLALVAGEPSSALASYVALVDTANGIAVQQDPEKWMFPNLDLTIHLHRRPRGPWTGLDTTVTFGPTGQGRTSSVLHDVDGPVGHAEQILTVRPAAHD
- a CDS encoding ABC transporter ATP-binding protein, which produces MTSKDVPVVTAPVSLDPLRRIGAEVAEPMRLHRTVDRSQIGARVVELLRRVGVPDPQARAAQYPHELSGGLRQRALIASALATGPGLLIADEPTTALDVTVQAQILDLLAGAKEEGTGLLLISHDLGVVARIADRTAVLREGSVVETGPTPELLAAPRHPYTRALLEASVLRAPVRAPLRTGTVLEVDSVSLASGARTAVRDVSFVLRAGETVGLVGESGSGKSTVARLATGLLRPRSGRVRLDGEPWSEPPERLRRPRRSRIQLVQQDPYSAFDPRFTVSRIIAEGIPRHEDRATRTLELLGLVGLGPELLRRRPDQLSGGRRQRVAIARALAPSPAVLVCDEPVSALDASVQAQILDLLDDLRQRLGTALLFVSHDLAVVRRMSHRVLVMKDAEVVEEGTAEEVFDAPRHPYTKSLLAAVLAPGPDAAPSAR